One part of the Thermodesulfobacterium commune DSM 2178 genome encodes these proteins:
- a CDS encoding TonB-dependent receptor plug domain-containing protein: protein MSLILGLAASTGFCAENSQAVPEVVVSADRIEEPLKETTAKVTVITKEELEKKNFMFVGDVLRSLPQIYLTAYGGPGQTAGALLSRGTKSAHTLVLIDGFKVNDPSSGMFDFGSLSVDDIERIEIIEGPQSTLYGSEAVGGVINIITKKGKGKPKAGLLVAGGSYGTSKTSFELSGEAKIIDFRINALHYYTEGFSAKNEKENEKDSFKNTSFSSKIGFNLHPKVRLEFLGSYNYGRVEYDDYNDKEAVKKSHSYLVGAKLDLSFLDNYKQTFSFYKNNYQRKDYTPKGWFTYTRYNPSTEGFSWENLLNLNKAYSIVFGLDFKREKVESYYESSFSNDFYDKKREHLGVFLNNKVSLLNDTLILNAGLRHDDYKNFGEKTTYRIGFRYLIPKVNLVLKGNYGTAFRVPTFDDLFYPGYNNSNLKPEESKGWDLYLEKDLLQERLVLGAGMFYQKYKDLIQFNLETWKPQNVGKAVIKGAEANLSFKLTQNLRLKANYTYLDSEDRDKDKYLTYKPFHKVRATLEYSLKKLAFLADYTYTGKRFANVDNSKRLKPYSLVNLSANYYVSSNLKVYLKIDNLLNANYEETKGYNTPDRSFYAGISFSY from the coding sequence TTGTCTTTAATCTTAGGACTTGCAGCCTCTACTGGTTTTTGTGCAGAAAACAGTCAAGCAGTCCCAGAGGTAGTGGTATCAGCAGACAGGATCGAGGAGCCACTAAAAGAAACTACAGCCAAAGTGACGGTTATCACTAAAGAAGAATTAGAAAAGAAAAACTTTATGTTTGTTGGTGATGTCTTACGAAGTCTTCCTCAAATATACCTAACAGCATACGGAGGACCTGGACAGACAGCAGGGGCTCTTCTTTCAAGAGGAACAAAATCAGCCCATACCTTAGTTTTGATAGATGGCTTTAAGGTAAACGACCCATCTTCAGGGATGTTTGATTTTGGTAGTTTATCTGTTGATGACATAGAAAGGATCGAAATCATAGAAGGCCCTCAAAGCACTCTTTATGGGTCTGAAGCTGTAGGTGGGGTGATAAACATCATAACCAAGAAGGGAAAGGGAAAACCTAAGGCAGGACTCTTAGTTGCAGGAGGGTCTTATGGAACCTCTAAAACCTCTTTTGAACTCTCAGGAGAAGCTAAAATTATCGATTTCAGAATAAATGCCTTACATTATTATACCGAAGGTTTTTCTGCTAAGAATGAAAAAGAAAATGAAAAGGACAGCTTTAAGAACACTTCCTTTTCTTCTAAAATAGGATTTAATCTTCATCCCAAAGTAAGACTTGAATTTTTAGGAAGTTATAACTACGGAAGAGTGGAATACGATGATTATAATGATAAAGAAGCTGTTAAAAAATCTCACAGCTATTTGGTAGGAGCAAAGCTTGATCTGTCTTTCTTGGATAACTATAAGCAAACCTTTTCGTTTTATAAAAATAACTATCAGAGAAAAGACTATACACCTAAGGGCTGGTTTACTTATACTCGGTATAATCCTTCTACAGAGGGTTTTTCCTGGGAAAATCTTTTGAACTTAAACAAAGCTTATTCTATTGTCTTTGGTTTAGACTTTAAGAGAGAAAAAGTAGAAAGTTATTATGAGAGTAGTTTTTCTAATGATTTTTACGATAAAAAAAGAGAACATTTAGGGGTATTTTTAAATAACAAAGTTTCTCTCTTAAATGATACGCTGATTTTAAACGCAGGATTAAGGCATGATGATTACAAAAACTTTGGTGAGAAAACTACCTACAGGATAGGTTTTAGGTACTTAATCCCAAAGGTAAACTTGGTTTTAAAGGGAAATTACGGTACTGCCTTTAGAGTGCCGACTTTTGATGATCTTTTTTATCCTGGTTATAATAATTCTAATCTTAAACCAGAGGAGTCTAAGGGATGGGACCTTTACCTGGAAAAAGATCTTTTACAAGAAAGGTTGGTTTTGGGAGCAGGTATGTTTTATCAAAAGTATAAAGACCTAATACAGTTTAATTTGGAAACTTGGAAACCTCAAAATGTTGGTAAGGCTGTGATTAAAGGGGCTGAGGCTAATCTGAGTTTTAAACTTACTCAAAACCTGAGGTTAAAGGCTAATTATACTTACTTAGACTCAGAAGATAGAGACAAAGACAAGTATCTTACTTATAAACCTTTCCACAAGGTAAGAGCTACCTTAGAATATTCCCTGAAAAAACTTGCTTTTTTAGCTGACTACACATATACAGGCAAAAGATTTGCTAACGTTGATAACTCCAAAAGGCTAAAACCCTACTCTTTGGTAAACCTTTCTGCCAACTACTATGTATCCTCAAATTTAAAAGTTTATCTTAAAATAGATAACCTGTTAAACGCTAACTACGAAGAGACAAAAGGTTATAACACCCCTGACAGGTCTTTTTATGCAGGAATAAGTTTTAGCTATTAA
- the rsmI gene encoding 16S rRNA (cytidine(1402)-2'-O)-methyltransferase codes for MEKPKGILYVVGVPIGNLGDITLRALEVLKNTEIIVSEDTRSIRKLLTHYGCGPKKLISLYKDVEVERTHKVLKLLEEGKEVVLTSEAGCPLISDPGAYLVREAHRRGIKIVPVPGVSALTCALSASGVDLSSGFIFLGFLPRKKTEQKKVLENLPENFPLIIFESPHRMEKTAKNLLEILGNRECFLARELTKFHEELTWTDLQTLANREKFLGEITLIILPQPKTEEKPLVKKKLAGIKKRIKELKKEGLKPKEMAKIIAEEYNIPVKEVYQLIAEG; via the coding sequence ATGGAAAAACCTAAGGGAATACTTTATGTAGTTGGAGTGCCGATAGGGAACCTTGGAGACATTACCCTTAGGGCTTTAGAGGTATTAAAAAATACAGAAATCATCGTTTCTGAAGATACAAGGTCTATAAGAAAACTTCTTACCCATTATGGATGTGGACCTAAAAAACTCATAAGTCTTTATAAGGACGTAGAGGTTGAAAGAACCCATAAGGTGTTAAAGCTTTTAGAAGAAGGGAAAGAAGTTGTCCTTACCAGTGAAGCAGGTTGTCCTTTGATTTCAGACCCAGGGGCTTATTTGGTTAGAGAAGCCCATAGAAGGGGGATTAAGATAGTTCCTGTGCCTGGTGTTTCTGCCCTTACCTGTGCCCTTAGTGCCTCAGGGGTTGACCTGAGTTCTGGTTTCATCTTTTTAGGATTTTTACCCAGAAAAAAGACAGAGCAAAAAAAAGTTTTGGAAAACTTGCCAGAAAATTTTCCTCTCATCATCTTTGAAAGCCCGCACAGGATGGAGAAAACCGCTAAAAATCTACTTGAAATCCTTGGAAATCGTGAATGTTTTTTAGCAAGAGAACTAACCAAATTTCATGAAGAGCTTACCTGGACAGATCTGCAAACCTTAGCTAACAGAGAGAAGTTTTTAGGTGAAATCACCCTTATAATTCTACCTCAACCTAAAACAGAAGAAAAACCGTTAGTTAAGAAAAAGCTTGCTGGTATAAAAAAAAGGATAAAGGAACTTAAAAAAGAAGGGCTAAAACCTAAGGAAATGGCTAAAATAATCGCTGAAGAATATAACATACCTGTAAAAGAGGTTTATCAGCTTATTGCCGAGGGTTGA